A portion of the Palaemon carinicauda isolate YSFRI2023 unplaced genomic scaffold, ASM3689809v2 scaffold464, whole genome shotgun sequence genome contains these proteins:
- the LOC137636950 gene encoding nestin-like, protein MKKKFEFREWIKAPLEKLTAVQTSLEPVFREPKLLLDAMFQDPKTYFGLNSKLLIGAVVAVGFIPAVKFLSRMLKKYESEGAKPVEEEASDDQAKIGIKELQHQSDSDMRQEEDSKTTNKSDEDVNGLHEDSAQGEREIILEKTQMAEEETSPDLQKEADEPDCDLMEFDEGNGLLKDSTLTEREIILEKTQMAEEETSPELQKEADEPDCDLMESDGGNGLQKDSTQTEGKSFWKRLKWKRRKYLQNPRKKTMNLTVI, encoded by the coding sequence ATGAAGAAAAAATTCGAATTCCGGGAATGGATAAAAGCTCCTTTGGAGAAGCTTACAGCTGTTCAAACTTCGTTAGAACCTGTGTTTCGAGAGCCAAAGCTTTTGCTGGATGCTATGTTTCAAGATCCAAAGACTTATTTTGGACTCAATTCCAAGCTTTTGATTGGAGCTGTGGTGGCAGTTGGATTCATACCAGCAGTGAAATTCCTCTCTCGAATGCTGAAGAAGTATGAAAGTGAAGGTGCAAAACCAGTCGAAGAGGAAGCAAGCGATGATCAGGCAAAGATTGGTATCAAGGAATTACAGCATCAATCAGACTCTGATATGAGACAGGAAGAAGATTCAAAGACCACCAATAAATCTGACGAAGACGTAAATGGTCTCCATGAGGACAGCGCACAAGGAGAGAGGGAAATCATTCTGGAAAAGACTCAAATGGCTGAGGAGGAAACCTCTCCAGATCTCCAGAAAGAAGCCGATGAACCTGACTGTGATCTGATGGAATTTGACGAAGGAAATGGTCTTCTAAAGGACAGCACTCTAACAGAAAGGGAAATCATTCTGGAAAAGACTCAAATGGCAGAGGAGGAAACCTCTCCAGAACTCCAGAAAGAAGCCGATGAACCTGACTGTGATCTGATGGAGTCTGACGGAGGAAATGGTCTTCAAAAGGACAGCACCCAAACAGAAGGGAAATCATTCTGGAAAAGACTCAAATGGAAGAGGAGGAAATATCTCCAGAACCCCAGAAAGAAGACGATGAACCTGACTGTGATCTGA